A window from Cryptomeria japonica chromosome 1, Sugi_1.0, whole genome shotgun sequence encodes these proteins:
- the LOC131073786 gene encoding uncharacterized protein LOC131073786: MQNPFEKQDSIIQARVRAENLRPYNTQSLKNKKQLSGDTDAVDTSKREFLRAIDVRLIALQQESSMGFARAFAVDFAIEHMADLIVFADCLKDASASFMMLCQKQHDVCQWRNDADSLSSDSDMSIENGTDTLSSDSDMSIQNGTEGELMLDFSSHLLVKKGETPYGHWTDSRPAGGNSVDKSQTLASLAQQGNKSLHSRVQSVDRFDTISYAGPDKGEQAEVDRSRLRSCSPCRRSSSPPQKVQTGRVGPGETRSSRNVDDQCFRGRSLNTESSESNAESNGCDKQESESIQKTQPGRWLSVQDRINLFESKLKEQQRESGEAIKKVGKVENRRLSSESGNSISATDEAVLRKWSGANHMSVEIPTAQQTKSRNN; encoded by the exons ATGCAAAATCCTTTTGAAAAGCAAGATTCCATCATCCAGGCTAGAGTAAGAGCTGAAAATTTGAGGCCTTACAATACCCAATCATTGAAGAACAAGAAACAACTG TCAGGTGACACAGATGCAGTTGATACATCAAA GAGAGAATTTTTGAGAGCCATAGATGTGCGGCTTATTGCTCTACAACAGGAATCAAGCATGGGTTTTGCTCGAGCTTTTGCCGTTGATTTTGCAATAGAGCATATGGCTGATCTTATTGTATTTGCAGATTGCCTAAA AGATGCCAGTGCCAGCTTTATGATGCTCTGTCAAAAACAACATGATGTGTGCCAATGGCGAAATGATGCAGATAGCCTGTCGTCAGATTCTGATATGTCCATTGAAAATGGTACAGATACCCTGTCGTCAGATTCTGATATGTCCATTCAAAATGGTACAGAGGGTGAGCTTATGCTGGATTTTTCATCACATTTATTAGTGAAGAAAGGTGAGACACCCTATGGCCACTGGACTGATAGCCGACCTGCAGGTGGGAACTCTGTAGATAAAAGTCAAACTTTAGCTTCTCTTGCTCAGCAAGGCAATAAGTCATTGCATTCACGAGTACAATCAGTAGACCGTTTTGACACCATCTCTTATGCTGGTCCAGATAAAGGTGAACAAGCTGAAGTTGATAGGAGCAGACTGAGGTCTTGTTCTCCGTGCAGGAGATCCTCTTCCCCACCACAAAAAGTTCAAACAGGGAGAGTTGGACCAGGGGAGACAAGAAGTAGTAGAAATGTCGATGACCAGTGTTTTAGAGGCAGATCTTTGAACACGGAAAGTAGTGAGAGTAATGCTGAGAGTAATGGTTGTGACAAGCAAGAATCAGAGTCTATTCAGAAAACTCAGCCAGGCAGATGGCTGAGTGTTCAAGACCGCATCAATCTGTTTGAAAGCAAACTGAAGGAACAACAGAGAGAATCAGGTGAAGCTATAAAAAAAGTTGGTAAGGTGGAAAATCGGAGGCTGTCATCTGAAAGTGGCAATTCCATTTCTGCCACAGACGAGGCTGTTCTCAGGAAATGGAGTGGAGCTAATCATATGAGTGTCGAAATACCTACTGCTCAACAAACTAAGAGTAGAAATAATTAA
- the LOC131073787 gene encoding uncharacterized protein LOC131073787 has translation MNTKRTASYGSKLTESGVGANQIRAASQGSDLDNGSFDSKHHGVSRQISEATFSTTVHNIGRESLGSSWSNAVDFDNTMNTLMNSADLSYLNSSDKKPGLSNGGWSEELRGKFYKRYMDKRDAKLREESITKRAHRKAKLKAMQEALEYTKAEMVAWNAKFLEKQDSIIQARARAEKLRSFNPQSLKNKKQQFDDVNKQAFSKQEQGITFNTPSPSDMHSPLASKELSKSSSAKKLFSNKESYALYSTTWFLDISLT, from the exons ATGAACACAAAACGGACCGCTTCTTATGGATCAAAATTAACTGAAAGTGGTGTGGGTGCAAATCAAATTAGGGCTGCTAGTCAAGGATCAGATTTAGACAATGGATCTTTTGACTCAAAACACCATGGCGTTTCTAGGCAAATATCAGAGGCAACTTTCTCAACGACTGTTCACAATATTGGAAGAGAATCGCTTGGCAGCTCATGGAGCAATGCAGTAGACTTTGACAATACAATGAATACATTGATGAATTCAGCTGACCTCAGTTACTTAAACAGTTCAGATAAAAAGCCAGGCTTAAGCAATGGTGGCTGGTCTGAGGAACTCAGGGGGAAATTTTATAAAAGATATATGGACAAACGAGATGCAAAGCTTCGGGAGGAGTCAATCACCAAACGGGCTCACAGGAAAGCCAAACTCAAAGCTATGCAAGAAGCTCTTGAGTATACAAAAGCTGAAATGGTTGCCTGGAATGCAAAATTCTTGGAAAAGCAAGATTCCATCATCCAGGCTAGAGCAAGAGCTGAAAAATTGAGGTCTTTCAATCCCCAATCATTGAAGAACAAGAAACAACAG TTTGATGATGTGAATAAGCAGGCATTTTCCAAACAGGAACAAGGTATTACATTTAACACTCCTAGTCCTTCTGATATGCATTCTCCTCTTGCATCAAAAGAATTGTCAAAATCTAGCTCTGCCAAGAAGCTTTTCTCAAATAAAGAAAGCTATGCCCTATACAGCACAACATGGTTCCTTGACATCTCCCTCACCTAG